In the Acidovorax sp. A79 genome, one interval contains:
- a CDS encoding PilZ domain-containing protein: MSSPSTAPRPSVMQLAIKEKAALYAAYIPFFAEGGIFVPTQRDYKLGDDVYVLLTLPDDTQRYPVAGRVAWVTPARAAGNRTQGVGIQFPKDEKSRQLKAKIEELLGTALGSDRPTQTI, from the coding sequence ATGAGCAGTCCATCCACCGCCCCCCGCCCCAGCGTCATGCAGCTGGCCATCAAGGAAAAGGCGGCCCTGTACGCGGCCTACATTCCCTTTTTCGCCGAAGGGGGCATTTTTGTCCCCACCCAGCGGGACTACAAGCTGGGCGATGATGTCTATGTGCTGCTGACGCTGCCGGACGACACGCAGCGCTACCCGGTGGCCGGTCGCGTGGCCTGGGTCACCCCGGCGCGGGCTGCGGGCAACCGCACGCAGGGCGTGGGCATCCAGTTTCCCAAGGACGAGAAGTCGCGCCAGCTCAAGGCCAAGATCGAGGAACTGCTCGGCACGGCGCTGGGGTCCGACCGGCCGACACAGACCATCTGA
- a CDS encoding DNA polymerase III subunit delta': protein MSEPANAPATALAPWIAAQRASLLAQRGHAWLLQGPSGMGQYALGMELVRAWLCDAPTAQGACGQCGSCHAVNVRTHADLCVLMPEVQMMALGWPLSEKAQADIDDKKRKPSREIRVEAMRDAVEFSQRTSARGRGKAVLVYPAEQMNHITANALLKTLEEPPGDVRFVLASEAAHQLLPTIRSRCLGHTMVWPAEDQMLQWLQGQGVAGAAATAFLRAAGGRPDDALALAQSGRSPQAWSALPQAVAKGDVTVLGDWAPAQAIDALQKLCHDLLAASVGAAPRYFAAADLPKALPPLGALTRWSRALAKAARTADHPFNAGLMLEALVAQARNTLHSKH, encoded by the coding sequence ATGAGCGAGCCCGCCAACGCCCCTGCGACGGCCCTCGCGCCCTGGATCGCGGCACAGCGTGCCAGCCTGCTGGCCCAGCGCGGGCATGCCTGGCTGCTGCAGGGCCCGTCGGGCATGGGCCAGTACGCGCTGGGCATGGAGCTGGTGCGCGCCTGGCTGTGCGATGCACCGACCGCGCAGGGTGCCTGCGGCCAGTGCGGCAGCTGCCATGCGGTCAACGTGCGCACGCATGCCGACCTGTGCGTGCTGATGCCCGAGGTGCAGATGATGGCGCTGGGCTGGCCCCTGTCGGAGAAGGCCCAGGCGGACATCGACGACAAGAAGCGCAAGCCCAGCCGCGAGATCCGCGTGGAAGCGATGCGCGACGCGGTGGAGTTCTCGCAGCGCACATCGGCCCGTGGCCGGGGCAAGGCCGTGCTGGTGTATCCCGCCGAGCAGATGAACCACATCACGGCCAATGCCTTGCTCAAGACCCTGGAGGAGCCGCCGGGGGATGTGCGCTTCGTCCTGGCCAGCGAGGCCGCGCACCAGTTGCTGCCCACCATCCGCAGCCGCTGCCTGGGCCACACGATGGTCTGGCCCGCCGAGGACCAGATGCTGCAGTGGCTGCAAGGGCAGGGCGTTGCCGGCGCCGCCGCGACGGCGTTCCTGCGCGCCGCCGGCGGGCGGCCCGACGATGCGCTGGCGCTGGCCCAGTCGGGGCGCAGCCCGCAGGCCTGGTCCGCGCTGCCCCAGGCCGTCGCCAAGGGGGATGTGACCGTGCTCGGGGACTGGGCGCCTGCGCAGGCCATCGATGCGCTGCAAAAGCTCTGCCATGACCTGCTGGCGGCGAGCGTGGGCGCCGCTCCGCGCTACTTCGCGGCGGCGGACCTCCCGAAGGCGCTGCCGCCGCTGGGCGCGCTGACACGCTGGTCGCGCGCGCTGGCCAAGGCCGCACGCACGGCGGACCATCCTTTCAATGCCGGCCTCATGCTGGAGGCGCTTGTCGCCCAGGCGCGAAACACCCTACACTCCAAGCACTGA
- the tmk gene encoding dTMP kinase, with protein MSRPGLFITFEGIDGAGKSSHIEGLAAAFRAQGRAVTVSREPGGTPLAEKLREMVLNDPMDPLTESLLIFAARRDHLRNVIEPALARGDVVLCDRFTDATFAYQGAGRGFDLGVLSILERLAQTGLSPEADLMREPDLTVWFDLAPEVAAQRLAGARVPDRFEAQPAEFFRRVAQGYADRAAAAPQRFARLDAAQDRHRVWQQLTSVFVRKGWLAIMVATQGGAA; from the coding sequence ATGTCACGACCCGGTCTTTTCATCACCTTTGAAGGCATCGACGGCGCGGGCAAGTCCTCGCACATCGAGGGCCTGGCGGCGGCTTTCCGTGCGCAGGGCCGCGCGGTCACCGTGAGCCGCGAGCCCGGTGGCACGCCGCTGGCCGAAAAACTGCGCGAGATGGTCCTCAACGACCCGATGGACCCGCTCACCGAATCGCTGCTCATCTTCGCCGCGCGCCGGGACCACCTGCGCAATGTGATCGAGCCCGCCCTCGCGCGTGGCGACGTGGTGCTGTGCGACCGTTTCACCGATGCCACCTTCGCCTACCAGGGGGCCGGCCGGGGCTTCGATCTTGGCGTGCTATCGATATTGGAGCGGCTTGCGCAGACGGGTCTTTCGCCAGAGGCCGATCTGATGCGTGAGCCCGATCTGACCGTGTGGTTCGACCTGGCGCCGGAAGTGGCTGCCCAGCGCCTGGCCGGCGCCCGCGTGCCCGACCGTTTCGAGGCCCAGCCCGCCGAGTTCTTCCGCCGGGTGGCCCAGGGCTATGCCGACCGCGCGGCCGCCGCACCCCAGCGGTTTGCACGGCTGGACGCCGCGCAGGACCGCCACCGCGTGTGGCAGCAGCTCACCAGCGTCTTTGTGCGCAAGGGCTGGCTGGCCATCATGGTGGCCACCCAGGGAGGGGCGGCATGA